The stretch of DNA AACCCCGCAAACACTGGGCTGCGACGCGGGTGACTGATGGCGCGATGCCAGAAAAGCGGCAAAGTGCTTCCGCCTGACGAAGGGAAAGCGGCAATTGCCGGGCGGCAAAAGCGGCAAATCAAAAAATTGACGTCAGATGAGGGGCGCGGGTGATTGGCGTTGGATGTGTGTCGTTTTCGAGATCGAGCGCCGCCCGCGCGGCGCATCGCGGATAAATCCGCTCCTACATTTGTTGCAACGTGGCCATGCCTGTGAGGCCAAGGTTGTCAGCCGGTTTGCACGACTCAAGACTTGCGCCAAGGCTGGCAACCATGGCGTAACAGGTTCGGCACGTTGCAACAAATGTAGGAGCGGATTTATCCGCGATGCGCCGCGCGGGCGGCGCTCGATCTGATAGGCGCAGAAAGCATCAAGGCGAACACCTGTCAGCCCAAACTCACTTGGCCTGGTAGATGATCCCCGGGCTGCACTGGACCATCTGGTAATGGTCCGGCAACCCGTTCAGCGCCTCCGAGGCGCCGAGGAACAGGTAGCCCCCGGGCTTCAGCGTGCTGTGGATACGCATCAGGATGTCCTTCTTCACCTGCGCCGAGAAATAGATCAGCACATTGCGGCAGAACACGATGTCGAACTTGCCCAGGCTCGCATAGCTGTCGAGCAGGTTGAACGAGCGGAACTCAACGCGGCTGCGGATCGCCGGCTTGACCGCCCAGCGCCCCGGCGCCTTGGTGTCGAAGTAGCGCTGCAGGCGCTCCTGGGACAGGCCACGGGCAATCGCCAGGCTGTCGTACTCACCGGTCTTGCAGTTGGTCAGCATCGAGCCGGACAGGTCGGTGGCAACGATCTGCGCACCCATCTTCAACTGGCCCAGGTTGCTGCGCTCGAACTCATCGATGGCCATCGAAATCGAGTAAGGCTCCTGCCCCGACGAGCAGGCCGCCGACCACATGCGCAGGCGCTGGCCGGGGTTGTTCCTGATGAACTCGGGGATGACCTTGTTCTTCAGCACTTCGAACGGGTAGGTATCGCGAAACCACAGGGTCTCGTTGGTGGTCATCGCATCCACCACCTGCTCGCGCAGACCGCCCCGCGGCTGGGTCTGGATACGTTGCACCAGCTCGCCCAGGCTCTTGATGCCCTGCTGTTCCATCAGCTTGTTGAGACGGCTGGAAACCAGGTACTGCTTATTCTCCCCCAGCAGGATGCCACAGGCTTTCTCCAGGAAGACCCTGAACTGTTCGAACTCCAAATTACCCGTAGACACTACTGCCGCCTCTTTTCAATCACTGGTGCCGGGGGCATGCCCCCGGCTGCTTCAATGCGCTGCCTTGATCCGGTCGACCACGCGCTGGGCCAAATCGTCCGGCTTGAACTTGGCCAGGAAGTCATCGGCCCCGACCTTCTTGACCATCGCCTGGTTGAATACCCCGGACAACGAAGTATGCAGGCAGATGTGCAATTTTTGCATACGCGGGTCGCTACGGATCTCCGCGGTCAGCGTATAGCCGTCCATTTCCGGCATTTCAATGTCGGAGATCATCATCAGGAACTCTTCTTCGGGCTTCTTGCCCTCGTCCACCAGCTTGCGCAGGTAGTCCAGGGCCTGTCGGCCATCGTTGAGCGCCACCACTTCCACACCTACCGTCTGCAGGCAGCGGCTGACCTGCTTGCGCGCCACCGACGAATCGTCGACGGTCAGCACCCGCAGCAGCGTGGCCTTGTCCTGCACCTCGGCGTCGACCACACCGGCAGACACCGACTCCGACGAGGGCGCCACTTCGGCCAGCACTTTTTCCACGTCGATGATCTCGACCATGCGGTTGTCGACCCGTGTGACGGCGGTCAGGTAATGATCGCGGCCGGTGCCCTTGGGTGGCGGATGAATCTCTTCCCAGTTCATGTTGACGATGCGCTCGACCGAGTGCACCAGAAAGCCCTGGGTCTTGGTGTTGTACTCGGTGATGATCACGAAACTGTTGCGCGTGTCTTCCTGCAACCCTGGCAGGCCGGTCGCCATCGACAGGTCGAGGATCGGGATGGTCGCCCCGCGAATGTTGGCCACGCCTCGCACCACCGGGTGCGACTTGGGCAGCACGGTCAGCTCAGGGCACTGCAGCACCTCGCGGACCTTGAATACGTTGATGCCGTAAAGCTGCGCCCCGTTGAGACGGAACAGCAGCAACTCCAGGCGATTCTGCCCGACCAGCTGTGTGCGCTGGTTGACTGAATCCATTACCCCCGCCATGCCTGACTCCTTATGCTTTCTGCCTTTTTGGTGCTACATGGTCACCAAGTCGGCACGGGCTTTGCTTTTTTGAGCGCCATGTACACGAAAACGACAAATTTCCGACGACTGACGCACCTGCTGAGCGGCTCGCTCGCCGTGCTGTGCCTGCTGGCACCCGGCGTTCGCACGCTGGCGGACGCGGTTACCTTGCCTGAACAGCTTATCGGTGTCACCCAAGGGTTTCTTGAATTCAGCGTCGAGGATTACCTGGCCACCACCCAGACCCCAGGGCGTTACGAAATCCAGGTCAACCCGCTCGACCCGCGCCTGCGCATGCCGCTGTGCAGCCAGCAGCTGGACGCCTCGCTGGAAAGCCCGGCGCAACCACTGGGCCGGGTTACCGTGCGAGTGCGCTGCGACGGCAGCGCACCGTGGACGATTTTCGTGCCGGCAACCGTACGGCTGTTCCGCGATGTGGTGGTGGTGACCCGCCCACTCAAGCGCGACAACCTCATCGGCGAGGGCGACGTGGCCCTGCGCGAACGCGACGTCGGCACATTGCCCCAGGGCTTTCTCACCGACCTCGACCAGGCAGTTGGCATGAAGATGCTGCGCCCGACGGTGCTCGACCAGGTCCTCACGCCGCAGCATCTGGAGCAAGCCGAGGTGGTGCGCAAGGGCGACCATGTAGTGATCACTGCGCGCAGCGGTTCCTTGAGCGTGCGCATGCCTGGCGAAGCCTTGGCCAAGGGTGGCCAGGGCGAGCAGATCCGCGTGCGCAACCTCAATTCGCAGCGGGTGGTCAAGGCCCGGGTAACCGGCCCCGGCCAGGTCGAGGTCGCCATGTAGATTACGCTGGCGGTGTGCAACTGCTTTTCCTAAACTGTGCGGAAACGGGTTCGCGAGCTTGCTGACAGGCGGCTAAGCATTTGTGCCTAAAGTTTCTTTCGGGTTGGCCGAAAACAAGGCAAGCGTCCAAATACCCAGAGGTTTCTGATCATGGTCATCGACTTCAGTCGTTTGAATAACTCTCCGTCCGTTACGGGCGGCGTTCGTGGCAATGCCACGCCCGGCAACGCCGAAAAAACCGGCGAAACCCAAGAAGCGCCAAAAAGCGCCAGCGCCAGCGGAGAAGCGGTACACCTCAGCCAAGAGGCCCAGCAGTTGCAAAAGGTCAGCGACAAGCTGCGCGACCAGCCCGTCGTCAACAGTGCCCGCGTGGCGCAGTTGAAACAGGCGATCGCAGACGGCAGCTACCAGGTCGATGCCGGCCGGGTCGCCAGCAAACTGCTCGATTTCGAAGCCCAGCGCTGACCGTTCGGCGCGCTGACTTCACGGACGCTATGTAAAGCCAAGAGTTAGCCATGCACGACATCACTTTGCTGCAACTGATCGAAGACGACATCGCCCCGACCCAGGAACTGCTCGACCTCCTCCAGCAGGAGTCGATGGCCCTGCACGGCCGCGACATGGCACCGCTGGAGGGCATCCTGGCCCGCAAGCAGTCGCTTATCGTCCTGCTCGAGCAGCAAGGCATGCGCCGCAGCAACCTGCTCACCAGCCTTGGCCTGAGCGCCAATCGCGCCGGCGTGCAGGCACTGGCGGCGCAGTCGGACAACGGCGAGCTGATCATGCAGCAGCTCGAAGTGCTGAACCAGCTGATGAACGACTGCCAGAAGACCAACGAGGCCAATGGCCGGATCATCCAGGTACAGCAGCACGTCACGGCCAACCAGATCAGAATCCTCCAGGGCGGTGAAGCACCATCGCTCTACGACAGCCGTGGCACCACTTCTCCACTTGCCAAGCCCCGGGCGCTCAGCCAAGTGTGATTACTTCTATCAAGGCACGGAACATACTGGCAAAATGCCGTTACTTGCGTGTGTCGTTTTTGCCTGGAGATTGAAAACCCGTGTTCAATGAAACCGATGCCCCGCAACCGCCAAAGGTGCTGAACACGCCCTTGGAGATCGCGGCCAACCTGCGCCAGCTGCAAGAAAGCCATGATCCACTGATCATCACCTTCCACGAGCGCAGCCAGCGGTTCCAGAGCTATGTGGTGCATGTGGACCGTGACAGCAATACCCTGGCACTGGACGAAATGATCCCGCGCGATGGCGAAAAATTCATCGAGAACGGCGAACCGTTCCGCGTCGAAGGCTTCCACGACGGCGTGCGCATCGCCTGGGAATGCAATCACGAACTGAAGATCAGCGAAGTCGACGGCCACCGCTGCTACCGCGGCGCGATGCCGGAAGAGATGACCTACCACCAGCGCCGCAACGCCTTCCGCGCCGCGCTGAAGCTGTCGCAACTGGTCGACATCATCCTCGACGGCAGTTTCCTCAAGGGCAACGGCGCCCTGCGCGGCAAGCTGCTGGACATTTCCGCCACTGGCTGCAAGCTGCGTTTCGAGGGCAACGTCGAGAACTGCCTGCAACTGGGCCAGGTGTACGAACGCTTCAAGGCCAGCAACCCGCTGGGGCTGGTGGATACCATGGTCGAGCTGCGCCACCTGCACTATGAAGAGCGGATCAACACCACCTTCGCTGGCGTGCGCTTTCACAACCTCAATGGTCAGGCACAGCGCAAGATCGAGAGTTTTGTCTACCAGCTGCAGCGAGAAGCGCGGCGGTTCGACAAGGACGACTATTGATCGTCAGCCGATATATGAACGCCACCCATCGGGTGGCGTTTTTGTTTCTCCCGAGCCGCCCCCTTCACGGGTAAACCCGCCCCCACTGGATCGCATTGCCTTTGAGGCCTGTGCAGTACCCGCGAAGAGGCCGGTACAGGCTCAAACCGACTTGCTGACCTCATCCTGCGCCTGAGCCTCGGCAACCGGCTCGGCCTTCTGATCATCCTCGGTATCTTCAGCCGCCACCGGCGCCTGCATCACCTCCTGCACGGTCTGCTCATCCACCCGCGGGTCGAGCGCTGCCGACAACGGCGAACCGGCAGCCGGCATGGCCACGTGCCCCAGCGGCGCATCCTGCACCTGGTGCAACCCGGTAACCGCCTTCGGCCGGATCCGCCACACCAGCACCAGGGCGAAGAACGCGAAGAAGGCATAGAGCATCTGCGGCCCCAGCACCTTCATCAGCACGCCCGCCGCCAGCGGCCCGATACAGGCACCCACGCCATAAGTGACCAGCAGCATGGCGGTCAGTGACACCCGCCGCTCGCTCTCGACATGGTCATTGGAGAACGCCACCGCCAGCGGGTACAGGCAGAACTGCAGCAGCGAAATCACGAAGCCGATACCGAACAGCACCTCCAGCGGCACACTCGGCAGAAATGCCAGCGGCGCCGAAGCCAGTGCCAGGCCCACCGCAACGCTGCGGATCAGCACCGCCCGGTCATAGCGGTCAGACAACCAGCCCAGCGGCCATTGCACCAACAGCCCGGCAAAGATGCAGCACCCCATGAACAGACCGATCTGCTCGGTCGACATGCCCTGGCTGGAGGCGTACAGCGGCGCCAGGCCATAGAACGAACCCACGATCAAACCTGAACCCAGCACGGTACTCAGCGACTGCGGTACCCGCTTGATGAAGAACTTCGGCTCCATCGGTGCCGGGCGCAGCGGCGCCGGGTGGATGCGCCGGGTCATCGCCACTGGCACCAGGCACAGCGCAAAACACATGGCGACCAGCATGAGCAGCTCCGGGCCCAGCTGCGGGTGCACCACCAGGATCAGCTGGCCGAGCACCAGGCCAAGATAGGAAGCGATCATGTAGCCACTGAACACCGCACCGCGGTGCTTGGCCTCGGCCTGCTCGTTGAGCCAGCTCTCGATGACCATGTATTGGCACATCATGCCCAGGCCGACGATCATCCGCAGCCCGACCCACACCGGCAACCAACTGGTCAGACCATGGCCCAGCACCGCTGCGCCGACAATACCGGCGCAAGTGGCGTAGGCACGGATATGCCCCACCCGGCCAATCAGCCGGTGGCCGACCTTACCGCCCACGGCCAGGCCGAAATAGTTGGCCGCCATCAACGCACCCACCCACAGGCTGTCGACATGATCGGCCGCCAGGCGCAGCGCCAGGTAGGTACTGAGCAGGCCGGAGCCGATCAGCATCATCAAGGCGGCGAAATACAGCGACTGAAAGGGCTTCCAGATGTTTCGCATACGTCCCTTCGAACTCCCTGGTCAGGTGGCGTTGGCCTGGCAAGCATAAAAGCAAAATGGCCACGGCGCAGTCCCCTACCAGATAAATAGCCTCACAGGGGCGCGTCCAGTGCCGATCGTGTCGTGATCAGGCCTGTGCGGCCAGCACGCGCCGTTCCCACGGGGTGATCTCGTTGAAGAAGTCGGTCAGTTCCAGGGTCTTGCTGGCGATGTAGCCTTCAATGAACTCACTGCCGAACAGTTCCCGGGCCAACGCGCTGCGTTTGAGGCGTTCGAGGGCCGCATGCAGGGTGCACGGCAGGCTCAGATGCTCCGGCACCTCGAACTCACCCTGGATCGCCGGGGTGGGCTGCAGGCGCTGTTCGATGCCGTGCAGGCCCGCGGCCAGGCTGGCAGCGATGGCCAGGTAGGGGTTGGCATCGGCGCCCGGCAGGCGGTTTTCGACCCGCCGCGCCACCGGGGCACTGGCCGGAATGCGCAAGCCGGCAGCGCGGTTGTCCTCGGACCAGCAGGCATTGTTAGGCGAAGCGTACGGATGGCACAGCCGCTGGTAGGAGTTGACGTTGGGCGCGAACAGCGCAGTGAAGTCGGCCATGCACGCCTGCTGGCCGCCAATGAAGTGGTAGAAGGTATCGGTCGGCTGGCCCTGCTCGTCGCTGAACACGTTACGCCCGCTGGCGATCTCCACCAGGCTCTGGTGAATGTGCATGGAGCTGCCCGGGGTATGCGCCAACGGCTTGGCCATGCACACCACGCTCAGGCCGTGCTTGAGCGCCACTTCCTTGAGCAGGTGCTTGAACAGGAAGGTCTGGTCGGCCAGCAGCAGCGGATCACCGTGTAACAGATTGATCTCGAACTGGCTGACGCCCATTTCGTGCATGAAGGTGTCGCGTGGCAGACCCAGGGCCGCCATGCACTGGTAGACCTCCTGGAAGAACGGGCGCAGGCCGTTGTTGGAGCTGACGCTGAACGCCGAATGGCCAAGCTCGCGGCGGCCATCCTTGCCAACGGGTGGCAGGAAAGGTTGCTGGGGGTCAGTGTTGGGGGCAAAGACGAAGAACTCCAGTTCAGTCGCCACCACCGGCGCCAGGCCCAGGGCAGCGTAACGAGCGATCACAGCCTTGAGCTGCCCTCGCGTGGACAGCCCCGATGGCCGGCCATCGAGCTCGTTGGCGTCACAGATAGCCAGCGCCAGGCCCTCCTCGCTCCACGGCAAGCGGTGGATCTGCGCAGGCTCCGCGACCAGCGCCAGGTCACCGTCATCGCTGCCGTAGAAACGCGCCGGCGGGTAGCCGCCCATGATGCATTGCAACAGTACCCCCCGGGCCATCTGCAGGCGGCGGCCTTCGAGGAAGCCCTCGGCGGTCATCACCTTGCCGCGCGGGACGCCGTTGAGGTCGGGGGTGACGCATTCGATCTGGTCGATGCCCTGGAGGAGCTCGGCAGGCGAGCGATGGGCGGCGGTGGTCATGACGCTTGTCCTTGTTGTTATAGGCTGACAACAACATAGGCTTGGGGTGTTTAAAATATCAAGCACCCCTTATACCCATAACGGCAGGCCCTGAGCGCATACGCGGGCATCGCTTGAAAGCCTTCCAGGCTCCCACCGAGGGTGAGCGGAGTTTTACTGTGGCCGCCCGCACGTCATTTGCGTGCGCTCACATCACCTGGAGCTTCCATGATTCACGCCAATTTCACTGCCGAATTGCACTGCCAATATGGCCAGGCTGTCATTGCAGACACTAGTTTTTCAGATCACCCATTCACCAGTCTTGACGAGGATGGATGGCTGATTACAGAGGGCGCCCGCGATCACTGGGCGACAGCAGATAAGTTCAAACGTGTCGCATTCGATTTCCACTTCATCAAGCAAGCGGGTAAACATACGTTCTACGTCATTACGTGTTCGCAGCACTGGGATTACGCTGGGGCACGGCTCGAACAAAACACTAACGGGTGGTTGGGACTGTATGGAACACATGTAGCTGGGCGAGTTCTTGACGCCCTCAACCCCGTGAACCTTGTCAGGAGTCAGGACTACTGGAAGATCGAGACGCTCGAACCTTGGGACGGGGATGTGGCGAGTGTCGAATCTGTTCCGTTCTATCTGCGCGACAAAAATGGCCACCGGGTTGCACAAACCGCACCCAGTGGGCCCAATCTTTCTTTCCTGCACTTCATGAATGCCAGCGCGCTTGAGGGGGAAATCCTCGTGTTCAAGCTGCGCAATCTTCAGCTTGACTGAATGTAGGCACCGCTCCTTTGCCGACGATTTCGCTTGACGCGTCTACTCGCGCAGGGTGATGCCGTTCGCCGGCAAAGGCAATGCCGTCTTGTAGCGCACTTGCTTGAGGGCAAAACTCGAACGGATATTCGCCACCCCCGGCAGCCGTGTCAGGTAATCGAGAAACCGCTCCAGCGCCTGAATGCTCGGCAACAGCACTCGCAACAGGTAATCCGGGTCACCGGTCATCAGGTAGCACTCCATCACCTCGGGCCGTTCGGCGATCTCTTCCTCGAAGCGGTGCAGTGCCTGCTCGACCTGCTTTTCCAGGCTGACATGGATGAACACATTCACATCCAGCCCCAGCACTTCCGGCGACAACAAGGTCACCTGCTGGCGGATCACCCCCAACTCTTCCATCGCTTTGACCCGGTTGAAACAGGGCGTCGGCGACAGGTTCACCGACCTCGCCAATTCGGCATTGGTGATGCGGGCGTTGTCCTGAAGGCTGTTGAGAATGCCGATATCGGTACGATCGAGCTTGCGCATGAGACAAATTCACCGGTTTTTTGTGTTTATCCGGAATGTTTATCTCCCCCGTCAGACAAAGGCAATCAACTTGAGAGAAAAATTCTCCTGCCCTCCCACTAAGATGTAAAAGACGCTGACCTACCAGTCACAAGCCGGTACTCAGCGGCGGCCGCTTCAGAGCTCACAAAAACAACATCCGAGCGAGCGTAAAAAGCATGAACGAGTACGCCCCCCTGCGTTTGCATGTGCCCGAGCCCACCGGCCGGCCAGGCTGCCAGACCGATTTCTCCTACCTGCGCCTGAACGACGCAGGTAAAGTCCGTAAACCCCCGATCGATGTCGATGCTGCCGACACCGCCGACCTGTCCTACAGCCTGGTCCGCGTGCTCGACGAGCAAGGCAATGCCCAAGGCCCATGGGCCGAGGACATCGACCCGCAGATCCTCCGCCAAGGCATGCGCGCGATGCTCAAGACGCGCATCTTCGACAGCCGCATGGTGGTTGCCCAGCGCCAGAAGAAGATGTCCTTCTACATGCAGAGCCTGGGCGAGGAAGCCATCGGCAGCGCCCAGGCGCTGGCGCTCAACCGCAGCGACATGTGCTTCCCCACCTACCGCCAGCAGAGCATCCTCATGGCCCGCGACGTGTCGCTGGTGGAGATGATCTGCCAGCTGCTGTCCAACGAACGCGACCCGCTCAAGGGCCGCCAGTTGCCGATCATGTACTCGGTGCGCGAAGCCGGCTTCTTCACCATCAGCGGCAACCTGGCGACCCAGTTCGTGCAGGCAGTTGGCTGGGCCATGGCCTCGGCGATCAAGGGCGATACCAAGATCGCCTCGGCCTGGATCGGTGACGGCGCCACTGCCGAGTCGGACTTCCATACCGCCCTCACCTTCGCCCACGTCTACCGCGCCCCGGTGATCCTCAACGTGGTCAACAACCAGTGGGCGATCTCCACCTTCCAGGCCATCGCCGGTGGCGAGCAAACGACGTTCGCCGGCCGTGGCGTGGGTTGTGGCATCGCCTCGCTGCGGGTCGACGGCAACGACTTCGTCGCCGTGTACGCCGCCTCGCGCTGGGCCGCCGAACGTGCCCGCCGCGGCCTGGGCCCATCGCTGATCGAGTGGGTGACCTACCGTGCCGGCCCGCATTCGACCTCGGATGACCCGTCCAAATATCGCCCGGCCGATGACTGGAGCCACTTCCCGCTGGGCGACCCGATCGCCCGCCTGAAGCAGCACCTGATCAAGATCGAACACTGGTCCGAGGAAGAACACCAGGCCACTACCGCCGAGTTCGAAGCCGCGGTCATCGCCGCGCAGAAGGAGGCGGAACAGTACGGCACCCTGGCCAACGGCCACATCCCGAGCGCGGCTTCGATGTTCGAGGACGTGTACAAGGAAATGCCTGACCACCTGCGCCGTCAGCGCCAGGAACTGGGGGTCTGAGATGAACGATCACAACAACAGCATCAACCCGGAAACCGCCATGGCCACCAGCACACTGACCATGATCCAGGCCCTGCGCTCGGCCATGGATGTCATGCTCGAGCGCGACGACAATGTGGTGATCTACGGCCAGGACGTCGGCTACTTCGGCGGCGTGTTCCGTTGCACCGAAGGCCTGCAGGCCAAGTACGGCAAGTCGCGGGTGTTCGACGCCCCGATCTCGGAAAGCGGCATCGTCGGCACCGCCGTGGGCATGGGCGCCTACGGCCTGCGCCCGGTGGTGGAAATCCAGTTCGCCGACTACTTCTACCCGGCCTCCGACCAGATCGTTTCGGAAATGGCCCGCCTGCGCTATCGCTCTGCCGGCGAGTTCATCGCCCCGCTGACCCTGCGCATGCCCTGCGGCGGCGGCATCTACGGCGGCCAGACCCACAGCCAGAGCCCGGAAGCGATGTTCACCCAGGTCTGCGGCCTGCGCACGGTCATGCCGTCCAACCCGTATGACGCCAAGGGCCTGTTGATCGCCTCGATCGAGTGCGACGACCCGGTGATCTTCCTTGAGCCCAAGCGCCTGTACAACGGCCCGTTCGACGGCCACCACGACCGCCCTGTCACGCCTTGGTCGAAACACCCGCAAAGCGCCGTGCCGGACGGCTACTACACCGTGCCGCTGGACAAGGCGGCGATCACTCGCCCTGGCAACGATGTCACCGTGCTGACCTACGGCACCACGGTCTACGTGGCCCAGGTGGCCGCCGAGGAGACCGGCGTCGACGCCGAAGTCATCGACCTGCGCAGCCTCTGGCCGCTGGACCTGGAGACCATCGTCGAGTCGGTGAAGAAGACCGGCCGCTGCGTGGTCGTGCATGAAGCCACCCGCACCTGCGGCTTCGGCGCCGAACTGGTGTCGCTGGTGCAGGAGCACTGCTTCCATCACCTCGAAGCACCGATCGAGCGCGTCACCGGCTGGGACACCCCCTACCCCCACGCACAGGAATGGGCTTATTTCCCAGGCCCTTCGCGGGTAGGCGCGGCATTGAAACGGGTCATGGAGGTCTGAATGGGCACGCACGTCATCAAGATGCCGGACATTGGCGAAGGCATCGCGCAGGTCGAGTTGGTGGAATGGTTCGTCAAGGTCGGCGACGTGATCGCCGAGGACCAGGTGGTGGCCGATGTCATGACCGACAAGGCCACCGTGGAAATCCCTTCGCCGGTCAGCGGCAAGGTGCTGGCCCTGGGTGGCCAGCCTGGTGAAGTGATGGCGGTCGGCAGCGAGCTGATCCGCATCGAAGTGGAAGGCAGCGGCAACCATGTGGATGTGCCACAGGCCAAACCTGTGGAAGCGCACAGCGCGCCCGTTGCACCCGCGGCGCCCAAGCCAGAAGCGAAAGCGCCACAGCCGGTGACGTACCAGGCACCCGAGCATCACGTCGAAGCGCCGATCGTGCCGCGCCAGCCGGGCGACAAGCCGCTGGCCTCGCCGGCGGTGCGCAAGCGCGCCCTGGATGCCGGCATCGAGCTGCGTTACGTGCATGGCAGCGGCCCGGCCGGGCGCATCCTGCACGAAGACCTCGACGCCTTCATGAGCAAACCGCACAGCGCTGCCGGCCAGGCGCCGAATGGCTATGCCAAGCGCACCGACAGCGAGCAGGTGCCGGTGATCGGCCTGCGCCGCAAGATCGCCCAGCGCATGCAGGACGCCAAGCGCCGGGTCGCGCACTTCAGCTACGTGGAAGAGATCGACGTCACCGCCGTGGAGGCCCTGCGCCAGCAGCTCAACGCCAAGCACGGCAACACGCGTGGCAAGCTGACCCTGCTGCCATTCCTGGTCCGCGCCCTGGTCGTGGCCCTGCGTGACTTCCCCCAGATCAACGCCACCTACGACGACGAAGCCCAGGTCATCACCCGCCACGGTGCGGTGCATGTGGGCATCGCCACTCAGGGCGACAACGGCCTGATGGTACCGGTACTGCGCCATGCCGAAGCCGCCAGCCTATGGGCCAACGCCGGCGAGATCTCGCGCCTGGCCAACGCCGCACGCAGCAACAAGGCCAGCCGTGAAGAGCTGAGCGGCTCGACCATCACCCTGACCAGCCTCGGCGCCTTGGGCGGCATCGTCAGCACCCCGGTGGTCAACACCCCGGAAGTGGCGATCGTCGGCGTCAACCGCATCGTTGAGCGGCCGGTGGTGATCGACGGCCAGATCGTCGTGCGCAAGATGATGAACCTGTCCAGCTCGTTCGACCACCGAGTGGTCGATGGCATGGATGCCGCGCAGTTCATCCAGGCCGTGCGCGGCCTGCTCGAACAACCTGCTTGTCTGTTCCTGGAGTGAGCATGTCCCCGATCATCGATACCACCCTGCTGATCATCGGCGGCGGCCCCGGCGGCTACGTGGCCGCCATCCGCGCCGGGCAACTGGGCATCCCCACTGTGCTCATCGAAGGCCAGGCCCTGGGCGGCACCTGCCTGAACATCGGCTGCATCCCGTCCAAGGCGCTGATCCATGTAGCCGAGCAGTTCCACCAGACCGCACGCTTTGCCGGGCAGTCGCCACTGGGCATCAGCGTCGATACCCCGCGCCTGGACATCGGCCAGAGCGTGGCCTGGAAAGATGGCATCGTCGACCGCCTGACCACCGGCGTAGCCGCCTTGCTGAAAAAGCATGGGGTCAAGGTGATTCACGGCTGGGCGAAAATCCTCGACGGCAAGCAGGTCGAGGTCGACGGCCAGCGTATCCAGTGCGAGCACCTGCTGCTGGCCACCGGCTCGAACAGCGTCGAGCTGCCAATGCTGCCGCTCGGCGGGCCGGTCATTTCCTCCACCGAAGCCCTCGCGCCCAAGGCCCTGCCCAAGCACCTGGTGGTGGTGGGCGGTGGTTACATTGGCCTGGAACTGGGCATCGCCT from Pseudomonas putida encodes:
- the cheR gene encoding protein-glutamate O-methyltransferase CheR — protein: MSTGNLEFEQFRVFLEKACGILLGENKQYLVSSRLNKLMEQQGIKSLGELVQRIQTQPRGGLREQVVDAMTTNETLWFRDTYPFEVLKNKVIPEFIRNNPGQRLRMWSAACSSGQEPYSISMAIDEFERSNLGQLKMGAQIVATDLSGSMLTNCKTGEYDSLAIARGLSQERLQRYFDTKAPGRWAVKPAIRSRVEFRSFNLLDSYASLGKFDIVFCRNVLIYFSAQVKKDILMRIHSTLKPGGYLFLGASEALNGLPDHYQMVQCSPGIIYQAK
- a CDS encoding chemotaxis protein CheV, which codes for MAGVMDSVNQRTQLVGQNRLELLLFRLNGAQLYGINVFKVREVLQCPELTVLPKSHPVVRGVANIRGATIPILDLSMATGLPGLQEDTRNSFVIITEYNTKTQGFLVHSVERIVNMNWEEIHPPPKGTGRDHYLTAVTRVDNRMVEIIDVEKVLAEVAPSSESVSAGVVDAEVQDKATLLRVLTVDDSSVARKQVSRCLQTVGVEVVALNDGRQALDYLRKLVDEGKKPEEEFLMMISDIEMPEMDGYTLTAEIRSDPRMQKLHICLHTSLSGVFNQAMVKKVGADDFLAKFKPDDLAQRVVDRIKAAH
- the flgA gene encoding flagellar basal body P-ring formation chaperone FlgA; amino-acid sequence: MYTKTTNFRRLTHLLSGSLAVLCLLAPGVRTLADAVTLPEQLIGVTQGFLEFSVEDYLATTQTPGRYEIQVNPLDPRLRMPLCSQQLDASLESPAQPLGRVTVRVRCDGSAPWTIFVPATVRLFRDVVVVTRPLKRDNLIGEGDVALRERDVGTLPQGFLTDLDQAVGMKMLRPTVLDQVLTPQHLEQAEVVRKGDHVVITARSGSLSVRMPGEALAKGGQGEQIRVRNLNSQRVVKARVTGPGQVEVAM
- the flgM gene encoding flagellar biosynthesis anti-sigma factor FlgM, coding for MVIDFSRLNNSPSVTGGVRGNATPGNAEKTGETQEAPKSASASGEAVHLSQEAQQLQKVSDKLRDQPVVNSARVAQLKQAIADGSYQVDAGRVASKLLDFEAQR
- a CDS encoding flagella synthesis protein FlgN — protein: MHDITLLQLIEDDIAPTQELLDLLQQESMALHGRDMAPLEGILARKQSLIVLLEQQGMRRSNLLTSLGLSANRAGVQALAAQSDNGELIMQQLEVLNQLMNDCQKTNEANGRIIQVQQHVTANQIRILQGGEAPSLYDSRGTTSPLAKPRALSQV
- a CDS encoding flagellar brake protein, with protein sequence MFNETDAPQPPKVLNTPLEIAANLRQLQESHDPLIITFHERSQRFQSYVVHVDRDSNTLALDEMIPRDGEKFIENGEPFRVEGFHDGVRIAWECNHELKISEVDGHRCYRGAMPEEMTYHQRRNAFRAALKLSQLVDIILDGSFLKGNGALRGKLLDISATGCKLRFEGNVENCLQLGQVYERFKASNPLGLVDTMVELRHLHYEERINTTFAGVRFHNLNGQAQRKIESFVYQLQREARRFDKDDY
- a CDS encoding MFS transporter, translated to MRNIWKPFQSLYFAALMMLIGSGLLSTYLALRLAADHVDSLWVGALMAANYFGLAVGGKVGHRLIGRVGHIRAYATCAGIVGAAVLGHGLTSWLPVWVGLRMIVGLGMMCQYMVIESWLNEQAEAKHRGAVFSGYMIASYLGLVLGQLILVVHPQLGPELLMLVAMCFALCLVPVAMTRRIHPAPLRPAPMEPKFFIKRVPQSLSTVLGSGLIVGSFYGLAPLYASSQGMSTEQIGLFMGCCIFAGLLVQWPLGWLSDRYDRAVLIRSVAVGLALASAPLAFLPSVPLEVLFGIGFVISLLQFCLYPLAVAFSNDHVESERRVSLTAMLLVTYGVGACIGPLAAGVLMKVLGPQMLYAFFAFFALVLVWRIRPKAVTGLHQVQDAPLGHVAMPAAGSPLSAALDPRVDEQTVQEVMQAPVAAEDTEDDQKAEPVAEAQAQDEVSKSV
- a CDS encoding glutamine synthetase family protein — encoded protein: MTAEGFLEGRRLQMARGVLLQCIMGGYPPARFYGSDDGDLALVAEPAQIHRLPWSEEGLALAICDANELDGRPSGLSTRGQLKAVIARYAALGLAPVVATELEFFVFAPNTDPQQPFLPPVGKDGRRELGHSAFSVSSNNGLRPFFQEVYQCMAALGLPRDTFMHEMGVSQFEINLLHGDPLLLADQTFLFKHLLKEVALKHGLSVVCMAKPLAHTPGSSMHIHQSLVEIASGRNVFSDEQGQPTDTFYHFIGGQQACMADFTALFAPNVNSYQRLCHPYASPNNACWSEDNRAAGLRIPASAPVARRVENRLPGADANPYLAIAASLAAGLHGIEQRLQPTPAIQGEFEVPEHLSLPCTLHAALERLKRSALARELFGSEFIEGYIASKTLELTDFFNEITPWERRVLAAQA